A genomic stretch from Planctomycetaceae bacterium includes:
- a CDS encoding metallophosphoesterase, with protein MMIKNACIVVLSCLMVWSVARGEAPAVVKGVVFLDANANGKRDDGEKGLSGVRVTDGVGFAVTGDDGAYSITIAPDRVLTYAGARVVSVSWPSGMWPSGQWWARLDQLADATRVDFALREDKQSLPFAFLHMSDDHGGGWAYKNIAPRVKELGGLLKFCFNTGDMGYAGPDNAESMFTGLKKIGQEFPVPMFFTPGNHDMVKQVERGSGPLAGAGGFTKYLGPIRWSFDYAGVHFASIDWWDPDIKEHVEGSAPPIAAAWLDKDLSAVKPGTRTILLVHFPSGCKEYFDVIARHKVAQAFGGHNHRHAFYDYAGVAAVTTVNPETSGSGNLCVVTQDAIDVVFYCNGGKGGPNYHGKLCGLSASWNWKDLIVPKGTPDKTLSAAAVSLDGGTRTLDAGSSQGVNVVAEFAPGTAKRVGLRFGASSPVEVVFTGQSLVAGGAPIPFVLLPSDAGTVRLQVTIGGGLMTLRANNRIRMAKPKAVSVTNPAAVTLFAEGGKAEFKKVDVTALK; from the coding sequence ATGATGATCAAGAATGCGTGTATCGTTGTGCTGTCGTGCCTGATGGTTTGGTCCGTTGCGCGGGGCGAGGCGCCGGCAGTGGTCAAGGGCGTCGTCTTCCTGGACGCCAACGCCAACGGCAAACGCGACGACGGCGAGAAGGGGCTGTCCGGCGTGCGGGTCACGGACGGGGTCGGCTTTGCCGTCACCGGCGACGACGGAGCCTACAGCATCACGATCGCGCCCGACCGCGTCTTGACCTACGCCGGCGCGAGAGTGGTGTCGGTAAGCTGGCCCAGCGGCATGTGGCCGAGCGGGCAGTGGTGGGCGCGGCTGGACCAACTCGCCGACGCGACGCGCGTGGACTTCGCCCTGCGCGAGGACAAGCAGTCGCTGCCGTTTGCCTTCCTGCACATGTCCGACGACCACGGCGGCGGCTGGGCGTACAAGAACATTGCCCCGCGCGTGAAAGAGCTGGGGGGCCTGCTGAAGTTCTGTTTCAACACCGGCGACATGGGCTACGCCGGCCCGGACAATGCCGAGTCAATGTTCACCGGCCTCAAGAAGATCGGGCAGGAGTTCCCCGTGCCGATGTTCTTCACGCCGGGCAATCACGACATGGTCAAGCAGGTTGAGCGCGGCAGCGGTCCGCTGGCCGGGGCGGGCGGGTTCACGAAGTACCTTGGTCCGATTCGCTGGTCGTTCGACTACGCCGGGGTACACTTCGCGTCGATCGACTGGTGGGACCCTGACATCAAGGAACACGTCGAGGGCTCGGCCCCGCCGATCGCGGCGGCGTGGCTGGACAAGGATCTGTCGGCCGTCAAACCGGGCACGCGCACGATCCTGCTGGTTCATTTTCCTTCGGGGTGCAAGGAATACTTCGACGTGATCGCCAGGCACAAGGTGGCGCAGGCCTTCGGCGGGCACAACCATCGCCACGCGTTTTACGACTACGCCGGCGTTGCGGCCGTCACGACCGTCAACCCCGAGACCAGCGGCAGCGGCAATCTCTGCGTGGTCACCCAGGACGCTATCGACGTGGTCTTCTACTGCAACGGCGGCAAGGGCGGGCCGAATTACCACGGCAAGCTCTGCGGCCTCAGCGCGAGCTGGAACTGGAAGGACCTGATCGTGCCCAAAGGCACGCCGGACAAGACGCTCTCGGCCGCGGCGGTCTCACTCGATGGCGGCACCAGGACGCTGGACGCCGGGTCGTCGCAGGGCGTGAATGTGGTCGCCGAGTTCGCTCCGGGCACGGCCAAGCGCGTGGGGTTGCGGTTCGGCGCGTCTTCGCCGGTTGAGGTCGTCTTCACCGGTCAGTCGCTCGTGGCCGGCGGTGCGCCGATCCCGTTCGTGCTGCTGCCGTCAGACGCCGGAACGGTCAGGTTGCAGGTGACCATCGGCGGGGGGCTGATGACCTTGCGGGCCAACAACCGCATTCGCATGGCCAAACCCAAAGCCGTCAGCGTGACCAACCCGGCGGCGGTGACGCTGTTCGCCGAGGGCGGCAAAGCGGAGTTCAAGAAGGTCGACGTGACGGCGCTGAAGTAA
- a CDS encoding CerR family C-terminal domain-containing protein: protein MTDPKRQSGDTREKILDVACGLFADRGYRGTTVAAICKLAQANIAAVNYHFGSKEELYRQAWRHAHEQLIALTPPDGGVPASATAAERLRGRIRAGLQRGMVGESVEMRIMRSEMANPTGLLRQVIEDAIGPLRRATQDILRELLGPRATDLDVEFCEVCVIAPWMHVMHHRRAEKHQGLAPIFREDMLETITDRFTTYALAGIREIRRDIEASGGKRGKEERRPRAGAKKS from the coding sequence ATGACCGATCCCAAACGACAATCCGGCGACACGCGTGAAAAGATCCTCGATGTGGCTTGCGGGCTCTTTGCGGACCGGGGCTATCGCGGCACGACGGTGGCCGCCATCTGCAAGTTGGCGCAGGCGAACATTGCGGCCGTCAACTACCACTTCGGGAGCAAGGAAGAGCTTTACCGCCAGGCCTGGCGTCATGCGCACGAGCAACTGATCGCCCTGACTCCGCCCGACGGCGGCGTTCCCGCCAGCGCAACGGCCGCTGAGCGTCTGCGGGGGCGGATCCGCGCGGGGCTGCAGCGTGGGATGGTGGGCGAAAGCGTCGAGATGCGCATCATGCGCAGCGAGATGGCCAATCCCACCGGTCTGCTGCGGCAGGTGATCGAGGACGCCATCGGCCCCCTGCGCCGCGCGACGCAGGACATCCTCCGCGAGCTGCTGGGCCCGCGCGCCACCGACCTGGACGTCGAGTTCTGCGAAGTGTGCGTGATAGCCCCCTGGATGCACGTCATGCATCACCGTCGTGCGGAAAAACACCAGGGCCTGGCGCCGATCTTCCGCGAGGACATGCTCGAGACCATAACCGACCGGTTCACAACCTACGCCCTGGCCGGGATTCGCGAAATCCGCCGCGACATCGAGGCGTCAGGCGGTAAACGGGGCAAGGAAGAACGCCGGCCCCGCGCAGGAGCGAAGAAATCATGA
- a CDS encoding efflux RND transporter periplasmic adaptor subunit, with protein sequence MKTILKRIAVVLVLASGITVAAAWYLRPANGQSASFETVKVTRGDLLVTIAASGTLEPEEVVDIGAQISGRIVSFGKDAAGKSVDYGSNVTRDMVVAKIDDALYQADLEEAIAQISSAEAGIKRAEADLKQYQAKSFCALRDWERAQKLKQTAADAISQSEFDSYQAAYETAAANVDVGKAAVSQAQASLSQAQNARSRAQRNLDYCTISSPIDGMVIDRRVSIGQTVAAGLNTPSLFLIARDLRKMQVWVSVNEADIARVHPGQSVTFTVDALPDETFSGQVYRIRPNAAMTQNVVTFTVEISADNAAGRLRPYLTANVRFEVSRRDNVLMVPTAALSWTPTVEQVSPQHRQGPPQGQAPPDGAGSSTRPASGKSSTGGFLYVAAGGYVRPVPVMTGVTDGANTEVISPELSEDMEVVTGVRTGPATAPQSDLSNPFTPKAPKNMRPPSGGGGPPPL encoded by the coding sequence ATGAAGACCATCCTGAAGCGAATTGCAGTGGTGCTGGTGCTGGCCAGCGGTATCACCGTCGCGGCTGCGTGGTATCTGCGCCCCGCCAACGGACAGTCCGCCTCCTTCGAGACGGTCAAGGTCACGCGGGGCGACCTGCTGGTGACGATCGCCGCCTCGGGCACGCTCGAGCCGGAAGAAGTGGTCGATATCGGCGCCCAGATCAGCGGACGCATCGTCTCCTTCGGCAAAGACGCCGCCGGAAAGAGCGTCGATTACGGCTCGAACGTCACCCGCGACATGGTTGTGGCCAAGATCGACGACGCCCTGTATCAGGCCGATCTGGAGGAAGCCATCGCCCAGATCAGTTCCGCCGAGGCCGGCATCAAACGCGCCGAGGCGGACCTGAAGCAGTACCAGGCCAAGAGTTTCTGTGCCCTGCGCGACTGGGAGCGTGCCCAGAAGCTCAAACAGACGGCCGCCGACGCGATCTCGCAGAGCGAATTCGACTCGTACCAGGCCGCATACGAAACGGCCGCCGCTAATGTGGACGTGGGCAAGGCCGCCGTCTCCCAAGCCCAGGCAAGCCTGTCGCAGGCGCAGAACGCCCGCTCGCGCGCCCAGCGGAACCTGGATTACTGCACGATCAGCTCGCCCATCGACGGGATGGTCATCGACCGCCGCGTGAGCATCGGGCAGACCGTGGCGGCCGGGCTCAACACCCCCAGCCTGTTCCTGATTGCCCGCGACTTGCGCAAGATGCAGGTCTGGGTCTCGGTGAACGAGGCCGACATCGCCCGCGTCCATCCCGGTCAGAGCGTGACCTTCACCGTCGACGCCTTGCCCGACGAGACGTTCAGCGGGCAGGTCTACCGGATCCGCCCCAACGCCGCGATGACGCAGAACGTGGTGACCTTTACCGTGGAGATTTCGGCAGACAACGCGGCCGGTCGCCTGCGCCCGTACCTGACGGCCAACGTGCGGTTTGAAGTGTCCCGGCGCGACAACGTGCTGATGGTTCCGACGGCGGCATTGAGCTGGACGCCGACGGTGGAGCAGGTCTCGCCGCAACACCGGCAGGGCCCGCCGCAGGGGCAGGCGCCGCCGGATGGGGCGGGGTCTTCGACGCGACCGGCCAGTGGCAAGTCTTCGACCGGCGGTTTTCTCTACGTCGCCGCGGGCGGCTATGTGAGACCGGTGCCGGTCATGACCGGCGTGACGGACGGGGCGAACACCGAGGTGATCAGCCCGGAGCTCAGCGAAGACATGGAGGTGGTGACGGGCGTTCGAACCGGACCGGCAACGGCGCCCCAGAGCGACCTGAGCAACCCCTTTACGCCCAAGGCGCCCAAGAACATGCGTCCGCCGTCAGGGGGCGGCGGTCCGCCGCCGCTCTAA
- a CDS encoding ABC transporter ATP-binding protein → MEFIELHDIYKTYSMGDIDVPVLKGVSLSISSGQCVALTGASGSGKTTLMNILGCLDRPTSGEYWLDGQEVSRFSPDRRAWVRSRMLGFVFQSFNLLARTSAVENVAMPLSYSPEHLGDRQVRERAEEMLGKVGLTERMHHEPSQLSGGQQQRVAIARALINRPPILFADEPTGNLDSHTSKEVLELFRQLNRQDGITVILVTHDAGVAAWADRIVRIQDGLIIGDESTGTPAMAGGAA, encoded by the coding sequence ATGGAATTTATCGAGCTGCACGACATCTACAAGACTTACAGCATGGGCGACATCGACGTGCCGGTGCTCAAAGGCGTCTCGCTGTCGATATCCAGCGGCCAGTGCGTCGCCCTGACCGGCGCGTCGGGCTCGGGCAAGACGACGCTGATGAACATCCTGGGCTGCCTGGACCGCCCCACCAGCGGCGAGTACTGGCTGGACGGGCAGGAGGTGTCGCGATTCTCGCCGGACCGGCGCGCCTGGGTTCGCAGCCGCATGCTGGGATTTGTCTTCCAGAGCTTCAATCTGCTGGCCCGCACCAGCGCGGTGGAGAACGTGGCCATGCCGCTGTCCTACTCGCCGGAGCACCTGGGCGACCGCCAGGTCCGCGAACGAGCCGAGGAGATGCTGGGCAAAGTAGGCCTGACTGAACGCATGCACCACGAGCCCTCGCAGCTTTCGGGCGGTCAGCAGCAGCGCGTGGCCATCGCCCGGGCGCTGATCAACCGCCCGCCGATTCTTTTCGCCGACGAGCCCACCGGCAACCTCGACTCGCACACCAGCAAAGAAGTGCTGGAACTGTTCCGCCAGCTCAATCGCCAGGACGGGATCACCGTGATCCTCGTAACGCATGACGCAGGCGTGGCGGCCTGGGCCGACCGTATCGTGCGCATCCAGGACGGCTTGATTATCGGCGACGAATCCACGGGCACGCCAGCAATGGCCGGAGGCGCCGCATGA
- a CDS encoding ABC transporter permease: MKVYRTVRSAFKALRRNPMRAMLTTLGIVIGISSVIAMMEIGQGSSASLAKRIASMGANVLMIMPGSTSSTGASQGSGSMATLTPTDCEVMAKECKSLKAIAPLVRARTQIVYGNRNWQPNQLIGTTPAFLEIRDWKKLASGQAFTDRDVLSSNCVCLIGQTVVKELFEGASPIGREIRVNNVPLRVVGVLARKGANMMGMDQDDILIVPWTVVKFRIAGSTLGNANQSASGGSGSSGNVLSKPFPSDAPTLYPARSSTQTENSPMLVRFASVDSAMAAAKSAQQVASAIAEMKTVLRRQHNLKGDKADDFDIRDAAEMSNMLSSTTEMMTGLLLCVAMISLVVGGVGIMNIMLVSVTERTREIGLRMAVGARGRDILRQFLVEAITLCLIGGALGIALGHGGSKLVEMFMRWPVETSPTAIAAAVIVSAGVGMAFGFYPAWKASRLDPIEALRYE, from the coding sequence ATGAAGGTCTATCGCACAGTCCGCTCGGCGTTCAAGGCCCTTCGGCGCAATCCGATGCGGGCGATGCTGACGACGCTGGGAATCGTCATCGGCATCAGCTCTGTGATCGCCATGATGGAGATCGGGCAGGGGTCGTCCGCGTCGCTGGCCAAGCGCATCGCCAGCATGGGCGCCAATGTCCTGATGATCATGCCCGGGTCTACCTCGAGCACCGGCGCCAGCCAGGGAAGCGGGAGCATGGCAACGCTGACGCCCACCGATTGCGAGGTGATGGCCAAGGAATGCAAGTCGCTCAAGGCCATCGCCCCCCTGGTCCGCGCCCGCACGCAGATCGTCTATGGAAACCGCAACTGGCAGCCCAACCAGTTGATCGGGACGACGCCCGCTTTCCTGGAGATTCGCGACTGGAAGAAGCTCGCGTCCGGCCAGGCCTTCACCGATCGGGACGTCCTGAGTTCCAACTGCGTCTGCCTGATCGGCCAGACCGTGGTGAAGGAACTCTTCGAGGGCGCCTCCCCCATCGGCAGGGAGATCCGCGTCAACAACGTCCCGCTGCGGGTGGTGGGCGTGCTGGCGCGCAAAGGCGCCAACATGATGGGCATGGACCAGGACGACATCCTCATCGTCCCCTGGACGGTGGTCAAGTTCCGCATCGCCGGTTCGACGCTGGGCAATGCCAACCAGAGCGCCAGCGGCGGGTCCGGCAGCTCGGGAAACGTCCTGAGCAAGCCCTTCCCCAGCGACGCCCCCACCCTCTACCCCGCCAGGTCCAGCACCCAGACCGAGAACAGCCCCATGCTCGTGCGGTTTGCCAGCGTCGACTCGGCGATGGCGGCCGCCAAAAGTGCCCAACAAGTCGCCTCGGCCATCGCCGAAATGAAGACCGTCCTGCGCCGCCAGCATAACCTCAAGGGGGATAAGGCGGACGATTTCGACATTCGCGACGCGGCCGAGATGAGCAACATGCTCTCGTCGACGACCGAGATGATGACCGGGCTGCTGCTGTGCGTGGCGATGATCTCGCTGGTCGTCGGCGGCGTGGGCATCATGAACATCATGCTCGTCTCGGTGACCGAACGCACGCGCGAGATCGGGCTGCGGATGGCCGTCGGGGCGCGGGGGCGGGACATCCTGCGGCAGTTCCTGGTCGAGGCCATCACGTTGTGCCTCATCGGCGGGGCGCTGGGCATCGCCCTGGGCCATGGCGGCTCTAAGCTCGTCGAGATGTTCATGCGCTGGCCGGTCGAGACCTCCCCGACCGCGATCGCCGCGGCCGTCATCGTCTCGGCCGGCGTGGGTATGGCTTTTGGGTTCTATCCGGCCTGGAAGGCCTCGCGGTTGGATCCGATCGAGGCCCTGCGGTATGAGTGA
- a CDS encoding efflux transporter outer membrane subunit, whose translation MKLLKREVASARMLPVTMALLMIAGGCTVGPDFVRPRTSVPKTYVPATTRPATQAAGADLRQWWSVFNDPTLTALIEAAFASNLDMRLAESRIRQARASRGVAVSGLGPTLDTNYSIQRGRAAGDTTKQYQAGFDAGWEIDVFGGVRRGIEAADAQLQASVEDRRDMLVTLAAEVARNYVDLRAYQQRLAITIKNLQSQQKTADLTRRRFEGGFVSGLDVANATAQVATTAGQVPLLESSARQTINALSVLLDRDSESMIRLLSKPAAIPASPPAVPHGVPSDLLRRRPDIRRAEADIHAATANIGVAAADLFPKFSIGGSLGWRSGDAHSLFSPLSKFWSLGPSVSWNLFQSGRTLSNIEVQKMLQEQAVLTYRKTVLTAVQEVENALVAGAKEQEHYHSLETAVAANRRATELSMQLYTQGRTDFLNVLTSQRSLYVTEEAMAQSTQTLATDLIALYKALGGGWQRPD comes from the coding sequence ATGAAGCTGCTGAAAAGGGAGGTTGCATCGGCACGGATGCTGCCCGTCACGATGGCGTTGCTGATGATCGCCGGCGGCTGTACGGTCGGTCCGGACTTCGTGCGGCCCAGGACCTCCGTTCCCAAAACCTACGTGCCCGCCACCACTCGCCCGGCCACCCAGGCTGCCGGCGCGGATCTGCGCCAGTGGTGGAGCGTCTTCAATGACCCGACGCTGACGGCGCTGATCGAGGCGGCGTTTGCCTCGAACCTCGACATGCGACTGGCCGAAAGCCGCATCCGCCAGGCGCGGGCCTCCCGCGGGGTGGCCGTCTCGGGCCTGGGTCCGACACTGGACACCAACTATTCGATCCAGCGCGGTCGCGCCGCCGGCGACACCACCAAGCAATACCAGGCCGGCTTCGACGCCGGATGGGAGATCGACGTTTTCGGCGGCGTGCGGCGAGGCATCGAGGCCGCCGACGCGCAGCTTCAGGCCAGCGTCGAGGACCGCCGCGACATGCTGGTGACCCTGGCCGCCGAGGTGGCCCGCAATTACGTGGACCTGCGCGCGTACCAGCAGCGCCTGGCGATCACGATCAAGAATCTCCAGTCGCAGCAGAAGACGGCCGACCTCACGCGCAGGCGTTTCGAGGGCGGATTCGTCAGCGGTCTGGACGTCGCCAACGCCACGGCGCAGGTGGCGACGACGGCCGGGCAGGTTCCGCTGCTGGAATCCTCCGCCCGCCAGACGATCAATGCCCTGTCCGTGCTGTTGGACCGCGATAGCGAGTCGATGATTCGCCTGCTGTCGAAGCCGGCGGCGATACCCGCCTCGCCGCCGGCGGTGCCCCATGGCGTCCCCTCCGACCTGCTGCGCCGGCGACCGGACATCCGCCGCGCCGAGGCCGACATTCACGCCGCCACCGCCAACATCGGCGTGGCCGCGGCCGACCTGTTCCCCAAGTTCAGCATCGGCGGTTCGTTGGGTTGGCGCTCCGGCGATGCTCACTCGCTGTTTAGCCCCCTGAGCAAGTTCTGGTCGCTGGGCCCTTCGGTGAGTTGGAACCTGTTCCAGTCCGGACGCACGCTGTCCAATATCGAAGTGCAGAAGATGCTCCAGGAGCAGGCGGTGCTGACATACCGCAAGACCGTGCTGACGGCGGTCCAGGAAGTGGAAAACGCCCTGGTAGCCGGCGCCAAAGAGCAGGAGCACTACCACAGCCTCGAAACCGCCGTGGCGGCAAACCGTCGTGCGACCGAACTGTCGATGCAGCTTTACACCCAGGGACGCACCGACTTCCTCAACGTCCTGACGTCTCAGCGGTCGCTCTACGTGACCGAAGAAGCGATGGCCCAGAGCACCCAGACCCTGGCGACGGATCTGATCGCTCTATACAAGGCCCTGGGCGGCGGATGGCAGCGACCCGACTGA
- a CDS encoding formylglycine-generating enzyme family protein: protein MILHECPSCSSRLESPEELAGRRDECPLCGQAYIVPHPRTSPLRKWLDRRSAAASQAARDAAEPSGQDDIPQAQLDLAGDDNVVLTPGQRGRGQQARPRRNTAMAAAMGFFGGTVCIFLLGVGAMLALGWRPHSKTEPVPIVAVLPDEPSLPPTPAALPEPKPEPKPQPEPKPEPEPRPQPDMWPDVKPEPKPEPKPEPKPEPKPEPKPEPKPDVPAPAGDYRPALTLKAGPASLGLVLIAQGKFTMGSPADEVERDADENTHPITLTWPFYMSDSEVTQEMFQAVMNANPSQVRGPALPVLNVTWTAANEFCEKLSKITRRRVLLPTEAQWEYACRAGSAGPFSAGKSIKPDHANYDARYAYGVGTLLVDESKGDPKPAPVKSRKPNAWGLYDMHGNAAEWCRDWLGPYPAAAVKDPVGPDQGERRVLRGGSWKTRPTFCRSANRDAAAADYSSPAIGFRVIVEVTPDDLKK, encoded by the coding sequence ATGATTCTCCACGAGTGTCCATCCTGTTCGTCGCGTCTGGAGAGCCCGGAGGAACTGGCCGGGCGACGCGACGAGTGCCCCCTGTGCGGACAGGCGTATATCGTTCCACACCCGCGAACCTCGCCGCTGCGAAAGTGGCTCGACCGGCGCAGCGCCGCCGCATCGCAGGCGGCGCGCGATGCCGCCGAACCTTCCGGGCAGGACGACATCCCCCAAGCGCAACTCGATCTGGCGGGCGACGACAATGTGGTTCTCACCCCGGGCCAGCGCGGCAGGGGTCAGCAGGCCAGACCGCGGCGGAACACGGCGATGGCTGCCGCCATGGGGTTCTTCGGCGGCACGGTCTGCATCTTCCTGCTGGGCGTGGGCGCCATGCTCGCGCTGGGATGGAGACCCCACAGCAAGACCGAGCCGGTTCCGATCGTCGCGGTCTTGCCCGACGAGCCTTCCCTGCCGCCGACACCGGCAGCACTGCCCGAACCCAAACCCGAACCCAAACCCCAACCCGAACCCAAGCCTGAACCTGAACCGCGCCCTCAGCCGGACATGTGGCCGGACGTTAAGCCCGAACCGAAACCTGAACCCAAGCCCGAACCCAAGCCCGAGCCCAAGCCCGAGCCCAAGCCTGAACCCAAACCCGACGTGCCCGCCCCGGCGGGCGACTACAGGCCCGCCCTGACGCTCAAAGCCGGACCGGCCTCTCTGGGACTGGTGCTGATCGCCCAAGGCAAGTTCACCATGGGCTCGCCCGCCGATGAAGTCGAGCGCGACGCCGACGAAAACACCCACCCCATCACCCTGACCTGGCCGTTTTACATGAGCGACTCCGAAGTCACGCAGGAGATGTTCCAGGCCGTCATGAACGCCAATCCCAGCCAGGTCCGCGGACCGGCCTTGCCGGTCCTCAACGTCACGTGGACCGCCGCCAACGAGTTCTGCGAGAAACTCTCCAAGATCACCCGCCGGCGTGTGCTGCTGCCCACCGAAGCGCAGTGGGAATACGCCTGCCGCGCCGGATCGGCCGGACCCTTCAGCGCCGGCAAAAGCATCAAGCCCGACCACGCCAACTACGACGCCCGCTACGCCTACGGCGTCGGAACGCTGCTGGTCGACGAGTCGAAAGGCGACCCCAAACCGGCGCCGGTGAAGTCGCGAAAACCCAACGCCTGGGGCCTCTACGACATGCATGGCAACGCCGCCGAATGGTGCCGCGACTGGCTGGGCCCTTACCCCGCCGCGGCTGTGAAGGATCCCGTCGGCCCCGACCAGGGCGAGCGCCGCGTCCTGCGGGGCGGGTCCTGGAAGACGCGCCCGACCTTCTGCCGCAGCGCCAACCGGGACGCCGCAGCCGCCGACTACAGCTCACCCGCCATCGGGTTCCGCGTGATCGTCGAAGTGACACCGGACGACCTGAAGAAATGA
- a CDS encoding type II toxin-antitoxin system VapB family antitoxin, with translation MLANTAKGDRIYSVRTKKETVTVALEELIRHHEQKNILKAAGTIRFRDDWNYKKDRRDRFR, from the coding sequence GTGCTGGCGAACACCGCCAAGGGCGATAGAATCTATAGCGTCCGAACCAAGAAGGAAACCGTCACGGTCGCCTTGGAAGAACTGATCCGCCATCACGAGCAGAAGAATATCCTCAAGGCCGCGGGAACTATACGATTCCGCGACGATTGGAACTACAAGAAGGATCGCCGTGACCGCTTTCGTTGA
- a CDS encoding 5-formyltetrahydrofolate cyclo-ligase — MKNHLRQEMKRRLAAIAPADIAARSHAACQSLIASEEFRRSRCVMLYMPMPHEASPLAAAMAAWQQDKIVLVPKVDMQQRHMIAVRISGMGDEMVISGRYAIREPASSEPWPLEEIDLVVVPALAYDRDGNRLGRGAGFYDRFLGHSRMRAIACGLALSEQVVEQVPTAGNDWPVNMLVTDKEIMRFIAQAPRRPAGQGETYDTAC, encoded by the coding sequence ATGAAGAACCACCTGCGTCAAGAGATGAAGCGGCGGTTGGCGGCGATTGCCCCGGCGGATATCGCCGCGCGCAGCCACGCGGCCTGTCAGTCGCTGATCGCCAGCGAGGAGTTCCGCCGCAGCCGCTGCGTCATGCTGTACATGCCGATGCCCCACGAGGCCAGCCCGCTTGCGGCCGCAATGGCGGCGTGGCAGCAGGACAAGATCGTCCTGGTCCCCAAGGTCGACATGCAGCAGCGGCACATGATCGCGGTGCGGATCTCGGGCATGGGCGACGAGATGGTCATCAGCGGGCGCTACGCCATTCGCGAACCGGCCTCGAGCGAGCCCTGGCCGCTGGAGGAGATCGACCTGGTGGTCGTTCCGGCGCTGGCGTACGACCGCGACGGCAACCGCCTCGGACGCGGGGCGGGGTTTTACGACCGGTTCCTGGGACACAGCCGGATGCGCGCCATCGCCTGCGGGCTGGCGCTGTCGGAGCAGGTCGTCGAGCAGGTGCCAACGGCTGGCAATGACTGGCCGGTAAACATGCTTGTTACCGATAAAGAAATCATGCGCTTCATCGCCCAAGCGCCTCGCCGCCCCGCGGGGCAAGGAGAGACGTATGACACCGCTTGCTAA
- a CDS encoding L,D-transpeptidase family protein encodes MTPLAKQIAIVVGSVVVLIALIVGWNKFRSDSPAAADPATAAVPAAAAAAEGASAPTGAAGGSTDAAERAPAPTPTPESAGNATNAMAQFDEGIKLMEAGKFFPARVALSSAVFSGALPADKADHARKMLTSMAERTLFAPGFFDDDPYVARYEVKNGDVLQRIERNLKLHVPTELLLKINNLSSDKLIRAGQSIKVIKGPFHAVISLSGYTMDLYLKRDNLPYIYIRRFTVGTGKEGATPFGAYHVALGGKKIKPVWNPPPSSGRTGSIRYGEPNYAFGPKGLWIALEGTDPVTKTMSGYGIHSTNDPASIGKSQSLGCIRMADADIDYVFLTLYEHWSSVLIKK; translated from the coding sequence ATGACACCGCTTGCTAAACAGATTGCAATCGTGGTCGGATCGGTGGTTGTCCTGATCGCCCTGATCGTCGGCTGGAACAAGTTCCGATCCGATTCTCCCGCCGCGGCGGACCCTGCCACGGCGGCGGTTCCGGCAGCGGCCGCAGCGGCGGAGGGGGCTTCTGCGCCAACGGGCGCCGCCGGCGGGTCGACGGACGCCGCGGAGCGGGCGCCGGCGCCGACGCCCACCCCGGAATCGGCGGGCAACGCCACCAACGCGATGGCCCAGTTCGACGAGGGGATCAAGCTCATGGAGGCGGGCAAATTCTTCCCCGCCCGCGTCGCGCTGTCGTCGGCGGTGTTCTCCGGGGCTCTGCCGGCAGACAAGGCCGACCACGCCCGCAAAATGCTCACGAGCATGGCCGAGCGAACATTGTTCGCCCCGGGCTTCTTCGACGACGACCCGTACGTGGCTCGCTACGAGGTCAAGAACGGCGACGTGCTGCAGCGCATCGAGCGCAACCTCAAACTGCATGTTCCGACCGAGCTGCTGCTGAAGATCAATAACCTCTCCTCCGACAAGCTGATCCGCGCCGGCCAGTCGATCAAGGTCATCAAGGGCCCCTTCCACGCGGTGATCAGCCTCAGCGGATACACGATGGACCTGTATCTCAAGCGGGACAATCTCCCGTACATTTACATCCGCCGGTTCACTGTCGGCACGGGCAAAGAGGGCGCCACGCCGTTCGGGGCGTACCACGTGGCGCTGGGCGGCAAGAAGATCAAGCCCGTCTGGAACCCCCCGCCCTCCAGCGGGCGGACCGGAAGCATCCGCTACGGCGAACCCAACTATGCCTTCGGACCCAAGGGGCTCTGGATCGCCCTGGAAGGCACCGACCCGGTCACCAAGACCATGAGCGGATACGGCATCCACAGCACCAACGACCCGGCCAGCATCGGCAAGAGCCAGTCGCTGGGCTGCATCCGCATGGCCGACGCGGATATCGACTACGTCTTCTTGACCCTCTACGAACACTGGTCGAGCGTGCTGATCAAGAAGTAA